GATTCCTATATTACAGATGTGGAAAACTTTGAGAAAGATCTAACAGGTCCTAGAACTATAGATGGAAATGAATTCCAAGTTGAAGTGAAGGTATTGCCCTGATTCACTACCCGCGCGTCATATATATCGTCTCCTCTCGCTGGTCATGCGGCCTACGTCCATCTCTTCGTACACCTGGAGGTCATGGTCATGGACAGCCGGCAATCGCCTCGCGGTCACTCAGTTAGTCCTTACACTTTGTCCACGGTGTCCCGGTGATCGCTGTCTTTCCATTCTCCCCACCAATCGCTAACCCAGGACTTGCCATCTCGGGCGAATTGGGCCGTCTTACCTGATATCCGTCTATTCTGTTTGCACCGGATGACTGTCCACGGCGCGACGCTGCAGGCGACCGATTCCAGCCCGAGCTTATCATCTCTGTCCGACCCCTGGGGTTCACACGTAGAGAAATACGCTCCTCTCGATATGCACACGAGTTGCTCGTGAGCGTGTGCATATTTGGCGGCTGCCGGGCCGGTCGGGGTGGGTGTCCGGTGTGATCTGGCCGTCATTTCGCAGAGGTATAAAAACGAGACTCCATTATGGAACCGTAGATATCCCAGATCTACGCCGTCGTGTGTACGAGGTCGACCCACGCGGATCTGGTCCGACAGCGAGCAGTCTTGATCTGAGAGAACGATCGACAGGAAGAAATCGGGGAGTAGTCTATTCGTCGTCTTCGAGCGCCTCGTCAAGAGCGTCCCGTACCTTCTCGAAGTGCTCGCCGATGCGGTCGGGCATCTCCTCAAGCTCGTCGTCGCTCACAGGTTGCTCCCGTTTTTGATGTCGTGCCATTGCTCGAACCTCTTGATGTATTGTTGGACGTTCTCACGTAAGTCGTCTTCGGCGTAATCGAACCCCTCGGTAGCCGGAATCGGGCCCGTGACGTCTTTCACGTCGACTTTCTCACCGTCTCGATAGATGTCCATGTGAAGCCCTTCGGCGGCGATATCGTGGCCGCCTTCTGCGTCTCGGTCATGGTCATACCGGACGACGGGTTTCCAGTCGCCACTGTGCCAGTATTCGAGTTGTACCATGAACCGGACGACTTCGCCCTGTTCGGTCGTGAAAGCGGTCCGGATCTGTACTTTCTCCGCGATACGATCCGGCGGCGGGGTGACTTCGTAGTCTTGCACAGTTGCTCACTTCTGTTCCAGTTGCAGTTCGTCGGTGTCAAGATCGCCTACGAGATACTGCTTCCCCTTCTCTGTGATCCGATAGATCCCTTCTTTCTCTTTTTCGACAAGACCCCCCTCTATGAGAACCGCGAGCCGTTCACTCACGTAGTGACGTGAATAGTTGGTATTGACAGCTAAAACCCGAGGAGAAAGTATCAAACCAGAATCTTCGAGGGTTTCAAGTAGACGGTCATCTGCCTGAGTCATCCACGAAACCCTCGGTCTGCGCATATCCAGAACTTGGGAGACGATTCCATATTTCCACCGGATGATTGTTGTTTATCGAACATTCGTTACTCTGCAGAATAACGTACGTTAGGATTTAAGTGAGAGGGTTACATCACGGACGAACTAAGAGCGACACACCCGGTCCTGCGAGAGTAGGGACGCAAGAGAAGGGTTGCCTGCCGGAATGCCAGTCGGCCGGGGTGTCGCTCTCAGGAGCGAGCCCGTATGAAACGATCATCCCCGCGACGAAAAGATACCCCGGTAGAATCGCCAGGTGGAACCGTTCTGACAACCACTTTCACTTTCACTCCGCGTGTGGATTCCCCCTTTTCCCTCGGGCGGATTCAGACCCGACCGCCAATGTCCGATGATGAGATGATGGCAACGGTCCGGATCGAAGACCGGACCGATCGATGGCGTTTCACCTGCCCGAATGGTCACCGCAGTTGGGAGCCCACCAATCACCACTTCTGGTGCGCGAAGTGTGCGCGCCAGGACGGCGTTGACGGCGCGTTTCACAACCTCCGCGATCGCCGCGACGGGGAACTCTTGCCCCGCAAGGAAGTGCGCCTGTTGACGCCGGTCGGTCCGTATGACTGTGACCTTGACCGGAGGGGTTCGGCGTGATCTGTCCCGAGTGCGAGAGCAACCGGGTGCGGCCCTCCGGAGGATGCCCGTACTGTCCTGAATGTGGCTGGTCCAAATGCGGGGGGAGTCGCGCGTGAGCGCCGACTTAGAGCCGCTGTCTCCCTCCAAGGCACTGGACCTGTATCTCGAGTCCCGCGACGACGCGGCGGAGCAAACCCTTGACGGGCAGAAGTACCGTCTGCGGGCGTTCGTCGCGTGGTGTGACGAGGAGGGGATCGCAAACCTGAACGAGCTGTCCGGCCGGGACCTGTACGCCTATCGCGTGTGGCGTCGTGAGGGCGGCTATTCGGGTGACGAGTTGAAGACGGTGACACTCCGGGGCGACATGGCGACGCTCCGGGCGTTCCTCCGGTTCTGCGGAGAGGTTGACGCCGTTCGTGAGGAGTTGTTTGATCAGGTTCCACTCCCCCGGATGGACGGGTCCCAGGACGTGAGCGATAGCACGCTCGACCCGGACCGTGCCGTCGAGATCGTGGATTACCTGGAACGGTACGAGTACGCGAGTCGTCGCCACGTCATCGTACTGCTACTGTGGCACACTGGGTGCCGGGTCGGAGCGCTCCGGTCGCTCGACCTCGGCGACGTGGACTTAGAGGGCCAGCGCCCCAGAGCCGACGGACCGGCGGTTCACTTCGTCCACCGCCCGGAGAAGGGGACCCCGCTCAAGAACGGAGAGAAAAGCGAGCGGTGGAACGCGATTAGCGGCCACGTTGCTCAGG
The sequence above is drawn from the Halorhabdus sp. CBA1104 genome and encodes:
- a CDS encoding MarR family transcriptional regulator, encoding MTQADDRLLETLEDSGLILSPRVLAVNTNYSRHYVSERLAVLIEGGLVEKEKEGIYRITEKGKQYLVGDLDTDELQLEQK
- a CDS encoding site-specific integrase, translating into MSADLEPLSPSKALDLYLESRDDAAEQTLDGQKYRLRAFVAWCDEEGIANLNELSGRDLYAYRVWRREGGYSGDELKTVTLRGDMATLRAFLRFCGEVDAVREELFDQVPLPRMDGSQDVSDSTLDPDRAVEIVDYLERYEYASRRHVIVLLLWHTGCRVGALRSLDLGDVDLEGQRPRADGPAVHFVHRPEKGTPLKNGEKSERWNAISGHVAQVLDDYIQGPREGVTDEYGRAPLVTTRNGRVSVSACRDTLYRVSRPCWRGEGCPHDRDPTECEAAHYSQMSTCPSARSPHDVRSGRVTAHRLADEDRSLVSDRMDASEDILDKHYDRRSKRQKAEQRRRFFEL